The Polyangium aurulentum genomic interval GGCCATCGACGCGGGCGGCGGCATCGACGGCGTGCTCGGCGACAAGGACCTGCTCGACACGGCGCTCGCCGCGGCCAAGGAGAGCGAGCAGCTCGCCAAGACGCTCGGCAAACCCGCGTCCTGGGCCCACGCGCTCACGCGGTTCATCGGGCCGTACACCATCAAGCCGGGCGTCACGCTCGCGCGTCGCGTCGCGCCCGAGACCGTCCGCTTCGTCGAGCGCCACTTCGGCCGCAAGCTGCACGCGCAGCACCTCGCGATGGGCGATACGATCCGCGCGCTCGGCCGCGACCACGGAATCGAGATGCCCGCGCTCGACCACCTGCTCGAGATCATGCGCCGCAGGCCCGCGCACTCCATCCCGGCCCCCCCTCCCGCCCCCGAAGGCGGCGCGAGCTAGCCTCTCAGGCGCGCGCTCGCGCGAGCCGCACCGCAAGCTCCATCGCCCGCGCCATGCCCTGCGGGTCCGCGACGCCCTTGCCCGCGATGTCGTGCCCCGTGCCGTGATCGACGCTCGTGCGGATGACCGGCAGCCCGAGCGTCACGTTCACGGCCTCGCCGAAGCCGACCATCTTGCAGGGGATGGTCGCCTGGTCGTGGTACATCGCGACCACGCCGTCGAACGCGCCCGACGCGTGCTTGCGGAACGCCGTCTCCGCGCCGATGGGCCCCTCGAGCTCGGCCAGAACGCCCTCCGCCTCGAGCCGCTCCCTCGCGCGCACGACGCCGGGCGCGATGGTGCGCGTCTCCTCGTCGCCGAGCAGACCTCCCTCGCCCGCATGCGGGTTGAGCGCGGCCACGGCCACGTGCGGCCGGACCTTGCCGAGCTTGCGCACGAGACGCACGAGCCAGTAGCTGGACCGCGCGACGGCCTCCTCCGTGATCGCCTCGGGCACGCGCGCGAGCGGCAGGTGTGTCGTGACGAGCGCGGTCGTGATGTTTTCCGCATGGAACGCCATCACCACCTCGGCCGTGTCGAGCCGCTCGGCGAGGTGCTCGGTGTGCCCGCGAAACCGCTTCGCGCCCGGCGCGCCGCTCGTGGCGATGGCGAGCTTCGAGACGGGCCCGGTGACGAGCGCGCTCGCAAGTCCGCTCTGCACGAGCCCGAGCGCCTCGTCGATCCACGCGAGCTGCGCCGCCCCAGCCTCGCGATCGGGCGCGCCGCAGACCGGCAGGCGCGCCATGCGCGTGCTCGGCGCCCACACGCCGATCTCCCCCGGCCAGAGCGCATGCACCGCCGCCTCGCCCTCGACCTCTTGCACGCGCCCGACGTCGACCCCCACGACCCGCGCGGCGCGCCGCACGACGTCCGGATCTCCGACGAGCAGGGGGCGGGTCTCGTCGCCCGCGCGCGCCGCCGCGGCCACGGCCACCTCGGGCCCGATGCCGCTCGGACAGCCGACACTCACCGCGATCGTGGTCCTCGTCATCGCGCCACCTGCGGCCTTTCGCTCGGGCCCACGCGGATCACCTCCGAGGTCTCCTGCGCCACGGCCGCGCGATCGGGCGCCTCGAGCTTGTAGCCGGCGCCTCGCAAGGTCGCGAGCGGCAGCGCGGTGCCGAGCTTCGACCGCAGGCGCGTCACGTGGATGTCCACCGTCCTCGGCCCGCCCTCGTAGTCGTTGCCCCACACGCGGCGCAAAAGCTCGTCGCGCGAGACCACCTTGCCGCGCTTCTCGCAGAGGTACGACAGGAGCGAGAACTCCTTCGCCGTGAGCGGCACGCTGCGCCCCTCGAGCCACACCTCGCGCGCGGAGCGATCGACCACGAGCGGGCCCACCTTCACCCGTTCCTCGGTGGCGAACTCGCTCTTCTGCCACTCGACCTTGCGGATGCGCGCGTAAAGCTCGGCCGGCACGTAGGGCGAGAGCACGAAGTCATCGAAGCCGCTCGATGGATCGATGCGCGCCACCTGCGCCACCGAGACCGCGGCGATCGCCGGCACGTCGCGCAGCCGCTCCTCGCGCCGCAACGCCCGCAGCGCCCCCACCGCGAGATCCGGTCGATCGGGCGTCTCCACGATGATCACGCGCGCCTCATCGTCGTCGCTCGGGAACACGCGGGCCGGCGCGTCCCACAGGTCGAGCGTGCGAACCTGGGCGCCGAGCCCGCGCAACACGGAGACGGCGCCCTCCTCGCGATCGAGCTCGGGCT includes:
- the pdxA gene encoding 4-hydroxythreonine-4-phosphate dehydrogenase PdxA, with the translated sequence MTRTTIAVSVGCPSGIGPEVAVAAAARAGDETRPLLVGDPDVVRRAARVVGVDVGRVQEVEGEAAVHALWPGEIGVWAPSTRMARLPVCGAPDREAGAAQLAWIDEALGLVQSGLASALVTGPVSKLAIATSGAPGAKRFRGHTEHLAERLDTAEVVMAFHAENITTALVTTHLPLARVPEAITEEAVARSSYWLVRLVRKLGKVRPHVAVAALNPHAGEGGLLGDEETRTIAPGVVRARERLEAEGVLAELEGPIGAETAFRKHASGAFDGVVAMYHDQATIPCKMVGFGEAVNVTLGLPVIRTSVDHGTGHDIAGKGVADPQGMARAMELAVRLARARA
- a CDS encoding winged helix-turn-helix domain-containing protein, with amino-acid sequence MPRRPFIIVVGHEPELDREEGAVSVLRGLGAQVRTLDLWDAPARVFPSDDDEARVIIVETPDRPDLAVGALRALRREERLRDVPAIAAVSVAQVARIDPSSGFDDFVLSPYVPAELYARIRKVEWQKSEFATEERVKVGPLVVDRSAREVWLEGRSVPLTAKEFSLLSYLCEKRGKVVSRDELLRRVWGNDYEGGPRTVDIHVTRLRSKLGTALPLATLRGAGYKLEAPDRAAVAQETSEVIRVGPSERPQVAR